A single Pseudomonas brassicacearum DNA region contains:
- a CDS encoding sigma-54 dependent transcriptional regulator has product MIEASASRRLLVVDPCDDCHRLLPGLRTIGWDVDSCSLEHASDRTCDVGLLRLQPFHLERPEAVKELISRSGTEWIAVLNQEVLRLQNVGDFVCEWFFDFHTLPFDVSRVQVTLGRAFGMARLRGQGSIHIDQPEHELLGDSKPIRELRKLLSKLAPAESPVLIRGESGTGKELVARTLHYQSHRRNKPFIAINCGAIPEHLIQSELFGHEKGAFTGAHQRKVGRIEAAHGGTLFLDEIGDLPLELQANLLRFLQEKHIERVGGSQPIAVDVRVLAATHVDLEAAIEHKRFREDLYYRLNVLQVVMAPLRERHGDLAMLANHFSHFYSQETGRRPRSFSEDALVAMGMHKWPGNVRELANRVRRGLVLAEGRQIEARDLGLASYHGVVAPMGTLEDYKTRAERQALSDVLNRHSDNLSVAARVLGVSRPTFYRLLHKHQIR; this is encoded by the coding sequence ATGATCGAAGCCAGTGCGTCACGTCGTCTGCTCGTGGTTGATCCCTGCGATGATTGTCATCGCTTATTGCCAGGTCTGCGCACCATCGGCTGGGATGTGGACAGTTGCTCCCTCGAACACGCCAGCGATAGGACGTGTGACGTCGGCCTTTTGCGGCTGCAGCCTTTTCACCTGGAGCGCCCGGAAGCGGTCAAGGAGTTGATCAGCCGTAGTGGCACCGAATGGATCGCCGTGCTCAACCAGGAAGTGTTGCGCCTGCAAAACGTTGGTGATTTTGTCTGCGAATGGTTTTTCGACTTCCATACCTTGCCGTTCGACGTGTCCAGGGTCCAAGTGACACTGGGCCGGGCGTTTGGCATGGCGCGCCTGCGGGGTCAGGGTTCGATCCATATTGACCAGCCAGAACATGAACTGCTGGGCGACAGCAAGCCGATTCGCGAACTGCGCAAATTGTTGAGCAAGCTGGCGCCCGCCGAGTCGCCGGTATTGATTCGGGGTGAGAGCGGTACTGGCAAGGAATTGGTGGCGCGCACCCTGCATTATCAGTCTCACCGTCGTAATAAGCCGTTCATCGCCATCAACTGCGGCGCCATCCCGGAGCACCTGATCCAGTCCGAATTGTTCGGGCATGAGAAAGGCGCGTTCACCGGGGCCCACCAACGCAAGGTCGGGCGCATCGAGGCGGCCCACGGTGGCACGCTGTTTCTCGATGAAATCGGCGACCTGCCGTTGGAGCTACAAGCCAATCTGCTGCGTTTCCTGCAAGAGAAACACATTGAGCGGGTCGGTGGCAGCCAGCCGATTGCGGTTGATGTGCGGGTCTTGGCCGCCACCCATGTGGACCTTGAGGCGGCCATCGAGCACAAGCGGTTTCGCGAGGACCTGTATTACCGCTTGAACGTGTTGCAGGTGGTGATGGCGCCGCTGCGCGAACGCCATGGTGACCTGGCGATGCTGGCCAACCACTTCTCCCATTTCTACAGCCAGGAAACCGGCCGCCGTCCCCGTAGCTTCAGTGAGGATGCCTTGGTGGCGATGGGTATGCATAAATGGCCTGGCAATGTGCGGGAGCTGGCCAACCGCGTCCGTCGCGGTTTGGTATTGGCCGAAGGGCGCCAAATCGAAGCCAGGGACCTGGGCCTGGCCAGCTACCATGGCGTCGTGGCGCCGATGGGCACGCTGGAGGACTACAAGACCCGCGCCGAGCGCCAGGCCCTGAGCGATGTGCTCAACCGTCACAGTGACAACCTGAGCGTGGCCGCCAGGGTGCTGGGCGTGTCCCGGCCGACGTTCTATCGTCTGCTGCACAAGCATCAGATCCGATGA